One genomic segment of Bradyrhizobium prioriisuperbiae includes these proteins:
- the cobU gene encoding bifunctional adenosylcobinamide kinase/adenosylcobinamide-phosphate guanylyltransferase — protein sequence MTALVTTLVLGGARSGKSSFAEKLITDSGLSKIYLATATADDDEMRERIERHRAQRGEGWRTIEAPLDLVETLAREGRDGVVLVDCLTLWLSNLMHAGRDAARESQRLATWLTVSPGPVVLVSNEVGLGLVPETPLGRSFRDAQGRLNQIIAAAVPDVAFVAAGLPLWLKCSSSSTT from the coding sequence ATGACGGCTTTGGTGACCACGCTGGTGCTCGGCGGCGCACGTTCGGGAAAATCGTCTTTCGCGGAAAAGCTGATCACGGACAGCGGCCTGTCGAAAATCTATCTCGCGACCGCAACCGCCGACGATGACGAGATGCGCGAGCGCATCGAACGGCATCGCGCGCAACGTGGCGAGGGCTGGCGCACCATTGAAGCGCCGCTCGATCTGGTGGAAACGCTGGCGCGGGAAGGTCGCGATGGCGTGGTGCTGGTGGATTGCCTAACGCTGTGGCTCTCCAACCTGATGCATGCCGGCCGCGATGCCGCGCGGGAATCGCAGCGGCTTGCCACCTGGCTGACGGTATCGCCCGGCCCGGTCGTGCTGGTATCGAATGAAGTCGGCCTTGGCCTCGTTCCCGAAACGCCGCTCGGCCGCAGCTTTCGCGATGCACAGGGCCGGCTCAATCAAATCATTGCTGCGGCGGTACCCGACGTTGCTTTTGTCGCCGCCGGATTGCCGCTCTGGCTCAAATGCTCATCGTCCTCGACGACCTGA
- the cobT gene encoding nicotinate-nucleotide--dimethylbenzimidazole phosphoribosyltransferase, whose product MRFETSNDIHTFCHDLAHGNVQAATVAAERQSVLTKPPGSLGRLEQLATWLATWQGRDIPRLDRVKIVVFAGNHGIAAQRVSAYPQEVTHQMVANFAAGGAAINQLAKLANAELHVTPLDLDHPTADFTGAPAMSDAEFLAAVNTGYDTVPLDCDLLVVGEMGIANTTVAAALCTALLGGGSERWVGRGTGVDDEGLARKRAAIDAGLKCHSASLGDPLAVATALGGRELAAMAGAVLAARAQRIPVLLDGFVATAAVLPFARLNPAVLDHCNAGHVSAEAGHRQLLAELKLDPLLDLGMRLGEASGAAVAVLLLRAAAACHAGMATFAEAGVTDAGE is encoded by the coding sequence ATGCGCTTCGAAACAAGCAACGATATCCACACGTTCTGCCACGACCTTGCCCATGGCAACGTACAGGCGGCAACCGTCGCCGCTGAACGGCAGAGTGTGCTGACCAAACCGCCGGGCAGCCTGGGCCGGCTGGAACAGCTGGCGACATGGCTTGCAACCTGGCAGGGTCGCGACATCCCGCGCCTCGACCGGGTGAAGATTGTGGTCTTCGCCGGCAATCATGGCATCGCCGCGCAGCGCGTCTCGGCCTATCCGCAGGAGGTCACCCACCAGATGGTGGCGAACTTCGCCGCCGGCGGCGCCGCAATCAACCAGCTGGCGAAACTCGCTAACGCCGAGCTTCATGTGACGCCGCTCGACCTCGACCACCCGACCGCGGATTTCACCGGCGCGCCGGCAATGTCGGACGCTGAATTTCTGGCTGCGGTCAACACCGGCTATGACACGGTGCCGCTCGACTGTGACCTGCTGGTGGTCGGCGAGATGGGCATCGCCAACACCACGGTGGCAGCCGCGCTCTGCACCGCGCTGCTGGGCGGAGGATCCGAGCGCTGGGTCGGTCGCGGCACCGGGGTCGACGACGAGGGGCTCGCGCGCAAGCGCGCCGCCATCGATGCCGGGCTGAAGTGCCATAGCGCTAGTCTCGGCGATCCGCTCGCAGTCGCCACGGCGCTCGGCGGACGCGAGCTCGCGGCCATGGCCGGCGCGGTGCTGGCGGCACGGGCGCAGCGTATTCCGGTTCTGCTCGACGGCTTTGTCGCCACCGCGGCGGTCCTGCCGTTCGCGCGTCTCAACCCTGCAGTGCTTGATCATTGCAACGCTGGCCACGTCTCTGCGGAAGCGGGACACCGGCAGTTGCTCGCCGAGCTGAAACTCGATCCGCTGCTGGATCTCGGCATGCGGCTGGGCGAAGCCTCAGGCGCGGCTGTCGCGGTGTTGCTGCTGCGCGCCGCCGCCGCGTGTCACGCCGGAATGGCGACGTTCGCCGAAGCCGGCGTTACCGATGCCGGCGAATAG
- a CDS encoding DUF1636 domain-containing protein: MDRPDPDPGTTVCFAPDEPAVLRDDVVVSVCTTCRAAGSKEPATEGPALLDALKQTFGDNRQARVRAVQCLSVCKRPVTVAVTSSDGYTFLFGDLDVERGVPALADFVESYRVSNHGLVPWRARAEVLRKGMVARVPPPGWSPENGEPPK, from the coding sequence ATGGATCGTCCCGACCCGGACCCAGGCACCACTGTTTGTTTCGCGCCCGATGAGCCCGCGGTGCTGCGTGATGACGTCGTCGTCAGCGTCTGCACCACCTGCCGCGCCGCCGGTTCCAAGGAGCCCGCGACCGAAGGGCCGGCGCTGCTGGATGCGCTGAAGCAGACATTCGGAGACAATCGGCAGGCCCGCGTGCGCGCTGTGCAGTGTCTCAGCGTATGCAAGCGGCCGGTGACGGTCGCGGTGACCAGCAGCGACGGCTACACTTTCCTGTTCGGCGATCTGGATGTCGAACGCGGCGTGCCGGCACTGGCGGATTTCGTCGAATCCTATCGTGTGTCCAACCACGGGCTGGTTCCCTGGCGCGCGCGCGCCGAAGTTTTGCGCAAGGGCATGGTGGCGCGCGTCCCGCCGCCGGGCTGGTCACCCGAAAATGGCGAGCCGCCGAAATGA
- the cobS gene encoding adenosylcobinamide-GDP ribazoletransferase, translated as MSHNMKDWLDDLRLAIMFLTRLPIPHSDGVVNFQRAMRVFPLVAAGIGLVMGLVQLGLLRLGLPALAAAALTLGASALLTGALHEDGLGDTADGFGGGRDTAAKLEIMRDSRIGTYGTLALMVSFAAKLAALAALPPAFVIPGLVATHALARSPLPAMAVLLPPARSDGLSVTAGTPDQATAITAAAFGFVITLICLPWSAAFAAIVATILAAAGMGWLARRHVGGYTGDVLGGTEQVCETLILLLLAARLS; from the coding sequence ATGTCTCATAACATGAAAGACTGGCTCGATGATCTGCGTCTCGCCATCATGTTCCTGACGCGGCTGCCCATTCCGCATTCGGATGGCGTTGTCAACTTCCAGCGCGCGATGCGGGTGTTTCCGTTGGTTGCGGCGGGGATCGGTCTGGTCATGGGTCTGGTTCAGCTTGGCCTTCTCAGACTCGGCCTGCCGGCGCTGGCTGCGGCAGCGCTGACCCTCGGCGCCAGCGCGCTGCTGACAGGAGCCCTGCATGAGGATGGCCTCGGCGATACGGCGGATGGTTTTGGCGGTGGCCGCGACACCGCGGCGAAACTCGAAATCATGCGCGACAGCCGGATCGGCACCTATGGGACGCTGGCGCTGATGGTCAGTTTCGCCGCCAAGCTGGCCGCGCTCGCGGCGCTGCCACCAGCCTTTGTCATTCCTGGCCTCGTCGCCACTCATGCGTTGGCGCGCAGCCCGCTGCCGGCGATGGCCGTGCTGCTGCCGCCGGCGCGCAGCGATGGCCTCAGCGTCACGGCGGGAACGCCCGATCAGGCTACGGCGATCACGGCTGCCGCGTTCGGGTTTGTCATCACGCTGATCTGTCTGCCGTGGAGCGCGGCCTTCGCGGCAATTGTGGCGACGATCCTTGCCGCAGCAGGCATGGGATGGCTGGCGCGCCGGCATGTCGGCGGTTACACCGGTGATGTGCTGGGCGGCACGGAGCAGGTCTGCGAAACGCTGATCCTGCTGCTGTTGGCCGCACGGTTGTCCTGA
- a CDS encoding xanthine dehydrogenase family protein molybdopterin-binding subunit, which translates to MTEAARPPYIGQPLRRREDFKLVTGKGRYVDDIKLPGMLHLAILRSPHAHAIIRHVDLTAAQASPGVHLALSGTDLAGKLGSIVPNWILPGTKVPDRPVVAIDRVRFVGECVALVVADTQAQAYDAIGLIDVDYEALPAVVDEDAAIRDGAPQLHDNVPGNITTVFKVKGGDYQKAVKSADQVIQLRIINNRLIPTCMETRSIIADPGADGTLTVYIPSQVPHMHRRWIAETVGLSEHMLRVIAPDIGGGFGAKMHLYPEELLCPYLARELGVPVKWWESRSESHQSTSHGRAHIETIEAAIRNDGTILGMKVETLGNVGAYLSNMASGGPTVNTINYGTGTYKIANYEAISRVVVTNTVPVDAYRGYGRPEGAYIAERTIDAVARHLKLDQVEVRRRNFIQAADFPYRPYASMGVIFDSGNYEGCLTKALDAFDYGARSSERDALRTQGRYRGIGVAAYTHMCGMAPSRRLAMSGFNRGGWESARIAVDSSGRATIFSGSMSQGHGHVTSFAQIAADVLQIPIDHIDVVQGDTRQVQAGHGTFNSRSMSVGGSSVHVSSHRIVTKAKKIAAGMLEVDEKDVAYEGGQFSVPGTDIAPLSFGKVARMAYVGHKLPDGLEPGLDETVFYDPTGMGAPSGIHMAYVEVDPETGIVEILDYVAVDDVGTLINPLLAAGQIHGGVVQGIGQALYEGVNYDPDNGQLMTGSLLDYAVPRAEYVPNIRSSFQITPSPTNPIGVKGIGESGSIAAPPTMVHAVLDALAPFGINHLDMPMTPPRIWAAIQTARSGARP; encoded by the coding sequence ATGACTGAAGCAGCACGGCCTCCCTATATCGGCCAGCCATTGCGGCGACGGGAAGATTTCAAGCTGGTCACCGGCAAGGGCCGTTATGTCGACGACATCAAACTGCCGGGGATGCTGCATCTGGCGATCCTGCGCTCGCCGCACGCCCATGCCATCATCAGGCATGTCGACCTCACCGCAGCCCAGGCCTCGCCTGGCGTGCATCTGGCGCTGTCCGGTACCGACCTCGCCGGCAAGCTCGGATCGATCGTCCCGAACTGGATCCTGCCCGGCACCAAGGTGCCCGATCGCCCCGTGGTCGCGATCGATCGTGTGCGTTTTGTCGGGGAATGCGTCGCGCTGGTGGTGGCCGACACCCAGGCCCAGGCCTATGACGCGATCGGCCTGATCGATGTCGACTACGAAGCACTGCCTGCCGTCGTCGATGAAGATGCCGCAATCCGCGACGGCGCTCCGCAACTGCACGACAATGTGCCGGGGAACATCACCACCGTGTTCAAGGTCAAGGGCGGTGACTACCAGAAGGCCGTCAAAAGTGCCGATCAGGTCATCCAGCTGCGGATCATCAACAACCGCCTGATCCCGACCTGCATGGAGACGCGATCGATCATCGCCGATCCCGGTGCCGACGGCACGCTGACAGTCTATATCCCAAGCCAGGTGCCGCACATGCACCGGCGGTGGATTGCCGAGACCGTGGGTTTATCCGAGCATATGCTGCGCGTGATCGCGCCTGACATCGGCGGTGGCTTCGGCGCCAAGATGCATCTTTATCCGGAGGAACTGCTCTGCCCGTATCTGGCGCGTGAACTCGGCGTACCGGTGAAATGGTGGGAATCGCGCTCCGAAAGCCACCAGTCCACCAGCCACGGCCGCGCCCATATCGAGACCATCGAAGCCGCCATCCGCAATGATGGCACCATCCTGGGCATGAAGGTGGAGACGCTGGGCAATGTCGGCGCCTATCTCTCCAACATGGCGAGCGGCGGCCCGACCGTAAACACCATCAATTACGGCACCGGCACCTACAAGATCGCCAACTATGAGGCAATTTCGCGGGTGGTGGTGACCAACACCGTGCCGGTCGATGCCTATCGCGGCTACGGCCGGCCTGAGGGTGCCTACATTGCGGAGCGAACCATCGACGCGGTGGCGCGGCATCTGAAGCTTGATCAGGTCGAGGTGCGGCGCAGGAACTTCATCCAGGCCGCCGATTTTCCCTACCGTCCTTATGCCAGCATGGGCGTGATCTTCGACAGCGGCAATTACGAAGGCTGTCTCACCAAGGCGCTCGATGCATTCGACTATGGCGCGCGCAGTAGCGAGCGCGACGCGCTGCGCACCCAGGGCCGCTATCGCGGCATTGGTGTCGCCGCCTACACCCACATGTGCGGCATGGCGCCGTCGCGCCGACTCGCCATGAGCGGATTCAACCGCGGCGGCTGGGAAAGCGCGCGGATCGCGGTGGATTCCAGCGGCCGGGCCACGATCTTTTCCGGCTCCATGAGCCAGGGCCACGGCCATGTCACGTCGTTCGCGCAGATCGCCGCCGATGTGCTGCAGATTCCGATCGACCACATTGACGTGGTGCAGGGCGACACACGGCAGGTGCAGGCCGGCCATGGCACTTTCAACTCCCGCTCGATGTCGGTCGGCGGCTCCAGTGTGCACGTGTCCTCCCATCGCATCGTGACCAAAGCAAAGAAGATCGCCGCCGGCATGCTGGAGGTCGACGAGAAGGACGTGGCTTACGAAGGCGGCCAGTTCAGCGTGCCCGGCACCGATATCGCACCGCTGAGCTTCGGCAAGGTCGCGCGCATGGCCTATGTCGGCCACAAACTGCCTGACGGCCTTGAGCCCGGGCTTGATGAAACCGTGTTCTACGATCCGACCGGCATGGGCGCGCCCTCGGGCATTCACATGGCCTATGTCGAAGTCGATCCGGAGACCGGCATTGTCGAGATCCTGGATTATGTCGCCGTCGACGATGTCGGCACCTTGATCAACCCGCTGCTCGCGGCCGGGCAAATCCATGGCGGCGTGGTGCAGGGCATCGGCCAGGCGCTGTATGAAGGCGTCAACTACGATCCGGACAACGGCCAGCTAATGACGGGATCGCTGCTGGATTACGCCGTGCCGCGCGCGGAGTATGTACCCAACATCCGTTCGTCGTTTCAGATCACGCCGTCGCCGACCAACCCGATCGGCGTCAAGGGCATCGGCGAAAGCGGTTCGATCGCCGCCCCGCCGACCATGGTGCACGCCGTGCTCGATGCGCTGGCGCCATTCGGCATCAACCATCTCGACATGCCGATGACGCCACCGCGGATCTGGGCGGCGATCCAGACCGCGCGCTCCGGAGCACGGCCATGA
- the cobW gene encoding cobalamin biosynthesis protein CobW, protein MTTRVPVTVLTGFLGAGKTTLLRSLLTQADGRRIAVIVNEFGDAGFDGGLVEECAAKACAPGDIVELTNGCICCTVADDFIPTMDKLLSRDRPLDAIVIETSGLALPQPLLKAFAWPDVRTRATVDGVVTVVDALALAEGRVTLDEAALADQRAADPSLDHDDPIEEVFEDQLACADLVVLSKSDLVDPAALGDIETRLAATLRPGVRLVRSGGTLPPHVLVGLNATAEDDLAGRAGHHGEEEEHDHDDFDSIVVIPSATDSVETMRARVTQALGLDGVLRVKGHARVTDKSAPAVVQAVGSRVDISFARPDVKQAEHLVVIGLKGFDSDAVRRALVG, encoded by the coding sequence ATGACCACCCGTGTTCCCGTGACCGTGCTGACCGGCTTCCTTGGCGCCGGCAAGACCACGCTGCTGCGCTCGCTGTTGACGCAGGCTGACGGCCGCCGCATCGCCGTGATTGTCAACGAGTTCGGCGATGCCGGCTTCGATGGCGGCCTTGTGGAAGAGTGCGCGGCCAAGGCCTGCGCCCCCGGCGATATCGTCGAGCTCACCAATGGCTGCATCTGCTGCACGGTGGCGGACGATTTCATTCCGACCATGGACAAATTGCTGTCCCGCGATCGGCCGCTCGACGCCATTGTCATCGAAACCTCCGGACTCGCGCTGCCGCAGCCGTTGCTGAAGGCGTTTGCCTGGCCGGATGTGCGTACCCGCGCCACCGTCGACGGCGTGGTGACCGTGGTCGATGCCCTGGCGCTGGCTGAGGGACGTGTGACGCTTGATGAAGCGGCGCTGGCCGATCAGCGCGCCGCGGATCCGTCGCTTGATCATGACGACCCGATCGAGGAGGTGTTCGAGGACCAGCTCGCCTGCGCCGATCTCGTGGTGTTGTCGAAGAGTGATCTGGTCGATCCGGCGGCGCTTGGCGATATCGAGACGCGGCTTGCGGCGACACTTCGCCCGGGCGTGCGGCTGGTGCGTTCGGGCGGCACGCTGCCGCCGCATGTCCTGGTAGGATTGAACGCCACGGCCGAGGACGATCTCGCGGGCCGCGCCGGACATCATGGCGAGGAAGAAGAGCACGACCATGACGATTTCGACAGCATTGTCGTGATTCCGTCCGCTACCGACAGCGTGGAGACCATGCGCGCGCGCGTCACCCAGGCGCTCGGTCTCGACGGCGTGCTGCGGGTCAAGGGCCATGCCCGGGTCACCGATAAATCCGCGCCGGCCGTGGTGCAGGCGGTCGGCAGCCGTGTCGATATTTCGTTCGCCCGGCCCGATGTCAAACAGGCCGAACATCTGGTCGTGATCGGCCTGAAGGGATTTGACAGCGATGCGGTGCGCCGCGCACTTGTGGGATGA
- a CDS encoding helix-turn-helix domain-containing protein codes for MRSKSFEGMTCSIAGALETIGDRWAILILRDLSLGLRRYEDLRQSTDVTHATLSDRLKHLEENELVERRLYQTNPERHEYILTRKGWDTILLTQALAQIGDKWAVAGDDGPPLKFVNRRSGRPVKLALVDEKTGERVRSSDIQLQAGPGADERIHWRLTFQKT; via the coding sequence ATGCGATCCAAAAGTTTCGAAGGCATGACGTGTTCGATCGCCGGTGCGCTGGAGACGATCGGCGATCGCTGGGCGATCCTGATCCTGCGCGACCTGTCGCTGGGACTGCGCCGTTATGAGGATCTGCGGCAGTCGACCGATGTCACCCATGCAACGCTGTCGGATCGGCTCAAGCACCTGGAAGAGAATGAGCTGGTCGAGCGGCGGCTCTACCAGACCAATCCGGAGCGGCATGAATACATCCTGACCCGCAAGGGCTGGGACACCATCCTGCTGACCCAGGCGCTGGCGCAGATTGGCGACAAGTGGGCAGTCGCGGGCGATGACGGGCCGCCGTTGAAGTTCGTCAATCGCAGGAGCGGTCGGCCGGTGAAGCTTGCGCTGGTGGATGAGAAGACCGGTGAACGCGTGAGAAGTTCGGATATCCAGCTGCAGGCGGGACCGGGCGCCGATGAACGAATCCACTGGCGCCTGACGTTTCAGAAAACCTGA
- a CDS encoding histidine phosphatase family protein, with protein MSSIARFWLIRHATVDGPRGVIHAPEAPADTSDVAAFAALRNVLPLAPAFCSPARRTRETAIALGLDPTIAPAFREQDFGAWTGRRHDDLAAEMGDAYRAFWDASASNRPPGGESFVDQIARVRNGLQELPDGDVILVVHSGTVRAALAIALDITPDNALRFVIDPLSLTRIDRLDTGWRIVAVNRHASARG; from the coding sequence ATGAGCAGCATCGCGCGGTTCTGGCTGATCAGACATGCGACGGTCGATGGACCGCGTGGCGTGATCCATGCGCCGGAGGCACCGGCGGATACCAGTGACGTAGCCGCCTTTGCGGCTCTGAGAAACGTGCTTCCGCTGGCGCCGGCCTTCTGCAGTCCGGCACGCCGCACCCGGGAGACCGCGATCGCACTCGGCCTCGACCCCACGATCGCGCCAGCGTTTCGTGAGCAGGATTTCGGTGCCTGGACCGGCCGCCGTCATGATGATCTCGCTGCGGAGATGGGCGATGCCTATCGGGCGTTCTGGGATGCGTCCGCGAGCAACCGGCCGCCGGGCGGTGAGAGTTTTGTCGACCAGATCGCGCGGGTCAGGAATGGCCTGCAGGAATTGCCCGACGGAGATGTGATTCTTGTGGTGCATTCCGGCACGGTGCGAGCCGCGCTGGCGATCGCGCTGGATATCACTCCGGATAATGCCTTGCGCTTTGTCATAGATCCGTTGTCGTTGACCCGAATCGACCGGCTTGACACCGGCTGGCGCATTGTCGCGGTGAACCGTCATGCGTCGGCGCGCGGTTGA
- a CDS encoding (2Fe-2S)-binding protein, producing MIEADNTLHTVTIAINGARKTAAVEPRRLLVHLIRDDLGLTGTHIGCDTSQCGACTVEIDGQAVKSCTVLAVMADGASITTIEGVAPKGGALHPIQAAFHEHHALQCGFCTPGMIMSVRQLLRDHPSPSESEIRHHLTGNICRCTGYHNIVRAVESLATEAHHD from the coding sequence ATGATCGAAGCCGATAACACGCTTCATACCGTCACCATCGCCATCAACGGCGCGCGCAAGACCGCTGCGGTGGAGCCGCGCAGGCTGTTGGTGCATCTAATCCGCGACGACCTCGGCCTGACCGGAACCCACATCGGCTGCGATACCTCGCAATGCGGCGCCTGCACGGTCGAGATCGACGGCCAGGCGGTGAAGTCCTGCACCGTGCTGGCGGTGATGGCTGACGGCGCATCGATCACCACCATTGAAGGTGTTGCGCCAAAGGGCGGCGCGCTGCATCCGATCCAGGCCGCTTTCCATGAACATCATGCCCTGCAGTGCGGCTTCTGCACCCCGGGCATGATCATGAGCGTGCGCCAGTTGCTCAGGGATCATCCGAGCCCAAGCGAGAGCGAGATCCGTCATCACCTTACCGGCAACATCTGCCGCTGCACCGGCTACCACAACATCGTGCGTGCGGTGGAATCGCTGGCAACGGAGGCTCACCATGACTGA